Proteins encoded by one window of Vampirovibrionales bacterium:
- a CDS encoding L-threonylcarbamoyladenylate synthase: MKEIVAKKSSTPALAPDPVDALAASDGVIAFSTDTVYGLGARLDRPAALARIFALKGRDERKPLTLLGASAESFEPYIQPPPAQARRLMADHWPGALSLVFDKTDLTPDAVTRGEPTVSCRVADCESLRALLRRLPGGVLATTSANVSGKPPCLTAKSVRDAFGDALPVWGDDAEIATAQPSTVARVYADGAIEILRPGPVALTSG; the protein is encoded by the coding sequence ATGAAGGAAATCGTCGCGAAAAAATCCTCGACGCCCGCTCTCGCCCCGGATCCCGTCGACGCGCTGGCCGCTTCAGATGGGGTGATTGCCTTTTCGACCGACACTGTGTACGGTTTGGGCGCGCGCCTGGACCGTCCCGCCGCGCTTGCCCGCATTTTCGCGCTGAAGGGGCGTGATGAACGCAAGCCCTTGACCCTGTTGGGCGCATCCGCCGAGTCATTCGAGCCCTATATCCAGCCGCCCCCGGCCCAAGCCAGGCGCTTGATGGCCGACCACTGGCCGGGCGCCCTCTCACTGGTCTTCGACAAGACCGACCTCACGCCGGACGCCGTCACGCGCGGCGAGCCAACCGTGTCGTGTCGCGTCGCAGATTGCGAGTCCTTAAGGGCCTTACTACGCCGACTGCCCGGCGGCGTTCTGGCGACGACCAGCGCCAATGTGTCCGGCAAGCCGCCGTGTCTGACGGCGAAGTCGGTTCGAGACGCCTTTGGCGACGCATTGCCTGTCTGGGGCGACGATGCGGAGATTGCGACCGCACAGCCTTCGACCGTGGCGCGCGTGTACGCCGACGGCGCAATTGAAATCCTGCGCCCGGGGCCGGTAGCGCTCACGTCGGGCTGA
- a CDS encoding S-layer homology domain-containing protein: MDPIRKVALPRFTSSARWTAASLMGLALMACALEPAAVSLTGAAWGQQEPALAASIQKTLDSGYLTLFPDGRFHEEQPVTRAALATVAVKAFDLTRRDPKIAAPRLLRDVPSGYWARNAIDTVVSRDIMAVDAAGRFLPDLPATRAQGFAILAQAYGVYPFTDAEIDETLAPYADRDSLPLWSRKALATAVAEGFINADADSLRAQAPMTRGDLAYALAWWADRQKRLSPAKGL, from the coding sequence ATGGACCCCATCCGCAAAGTCGCTTTGCCCCGCTTCACGTCGTCGGCTCGCTGGACGGCGGCCAGCCTCATGGGTCTGGCGTTGATGGCCTGCGCGCTTGAGCCTGCCGCCGTGAGCCTGACGGGGGCCGCTTGGGGACAGCAGGAGCCTGCGCTCGCCGCCAGCATTCAGAAAACCCTCGATAGCGGCTATCTCACGCTCTTCCCGGATGGCAGGTTTCACGAAGAGCAGCCGGTCACGCGCGCGGCGCTCGCCACGGTTGCTGTCAAGGCCTTTGACTTGACGCGTCGCGACCCCAAAATTGCCGCTCCGCGCTTGCTGCGCGACGTCCCGTCGGGGTATTGGGCGAGAAATGCCATTGATACCGTCGTAAGCCGCGATATTATGGCTGTTGACGCTGCCGGGCGTTTTCTGCCCGACCTGCCGGCGACCCGCGCCCAGGGCTTTGCGATTCTGGCGCAGGCGTACGGCGTTTATCCCTTTACCGATGCCGAAATAGATGAGACGCTCGCCCCGTACGCCGACCGCGACTCGCTGCCGCTCTGGTCTCGCAAGGCGCTGGCGACGGCTGTCGCCGAAGGCTTCATTAACGCCGATGCGGACAGTTTGCGCGCCCAAGCCCCCATGACGCGCGGCGATCTTGCCTATGCGCTGGCCTGGTGGGCTGATCGTCAGAAGCGCTTGAGCCCGGCCAAAGGCCTGTAA
- a CDS encoding dTDP-4-dehydrorhamnose 3,5-epimerase family protein: MQKTAFKPPVKQLIDGVVVTPLKPIVDERGYLMEMLRSDAPDFKGFGQTYLTAVNEGVVKGWHYHERQTDNFICVHGLIKLALYDCREGSPTQGAVNEFFLGPIHPVRVQIPCGVLHGFKGLGSPISLVVNVPDQLYHYAQPDEFRVAPHDNEVPYDWARHDG; the protein is encoded by the coding sequence ATGCAGAAAACCGCTTTCAAGCCGCCGGTCAAACAGCTCATCGACGGCGTTGTCGTCACCCCGCTCAAGCCGATTGTCGACGAGCGCGGCTATTTGATGGAAATGCTGCGCAGTGACGCGCCGGATTTCAAAGGCTTTGGCCAGACCTATCTCACGGCCGTCAACGAGGGCGTGGTCAAAGGCTGGCACTATCACGAGCGCCAGACGGATAATTTCATCTGCGTCCATGGGCTGATCAAGCTGGCGCTTTACGATTGCCGCGAAGGGTCGCCGACGCAAGGCGCGGTGAACGAGTTTTTCCTCGGACCGATTCATCCCGTGCGGGTGCAGATTCCCTGCGGCGTGCTGCACGGGTTTAAGGGCCTCGGGTCGCCGATTTCGCTCGTGGTGAACGTCCCGGATCAGCTCTATCATTACGCCCAGCCAGACGAATTCCGCGTGGCGCCGCATGACAATGAGGTTCCGTACGACTGGGCGCGCCATGACGGCTGA